Sequence from the Plasmodium yoelii strain 17X genome assembly, chromosome: 10 genome:
tataataaatttataaattataaatatatataatactcacttttttcatttaaatacTTTGCATTTATGTTAAAGTTCTAATTTATATTGAtataaattgttttatatacatcaatttatttactataaaggtataacattagattaatcagtattaatttttaaattttaaagctatgaggtatatataaattggaaatatattataagtagttaattgaaaaaatataattatattaataatatttaatatcatattttgttataataattataaataatatgatagatataatagcgttattattatatatctatgcatataatttaataaaatgctctactaataactaatattgaaatattgttttattgtgaaacttcatataattaaatattaatattaattttatcgaaagggcaaataataattaatttaatttgaactaatgttatttttattaggttatcatatataaattaataaatatgtattataaatatatcgtTTTACGAGGtagtatatatgttataaaatgttatactttAAACAATGAATCACGGACATATCATACAttgatttaaagtatttgTATTAAGGGCATTAATTAATCcgttgtactatacagtgaTATAGCAGTAAcattaataatagtaataacaatagataaagCATTAAATACGAACAAATCATTAAATTCATTTGATTCGAATatgttgatatatattaattatatatattattaaacttgtaataagaataaaattgtatgcatacaagataaaatgtaatattataacattcatttaaatatgctttaatgcgacaatattagaattaacactgccaagcaaaataatattaataattctgtagttttcttaaaaatattgtttttcaccataaaactaaatatagtttattataaaatataaaagcaaactatatatttataaaagtaataaatctaagttatttttaatgtatagATGAATTGAAAGCTTTAAtggtagaaaatataaaacataattaaactatatataataggcaaatcttatatggctacattattgtcttaaaaaaacatatttcccttatctctcctctcaaagtgcaatataccaacctaatacacatagttttctattatacttaaaaattttcatcaatacgtatttatgtgttatatatttaatatttactaagtattattttaaaacaatatgcATTAAAAGTCTTATTTAAGCATATAAATACAGTTTTAGTactaattgtcgttttaaaccgtgggaaatatgtgcaaaatatattataaaattatataataaggtatatttctaaattgaattatataGGGATAAAAATAAggttattgaaaatgttaaatataattggaatcgatatatattaaataaaaataatattaaaatcatGTATATCCAATTAATAAAGGGAGcaatgcaacttattttataaatgttataatttagaaaaaactgtattatatattataagaaaaaagtatataaatatttaaaatatattagaaaaaatatatttatatacttttataaattatactaataataatattttttattttttatatttatacagtttttatgttttagAAGGACAgctattaaaacaaaagatatgacttttattttttatattaaagcatatgtataagaagatatattctaaattcattacaatgttactttaatttttataataatgctcatatgagtgttattaaggataacaatttatacaaaattgtattatatacaaTGGTAAcaaatgtattaaaaaaaacccAAAACAAGGGAATTTATCTAACTAccaaaaagtatatattgttccatattatctttaaattgatattaataataataaaaatatttttatctataaataATTGCTGTATATAGGattaaataattgtattacctattttagtatatatatataaaactaaTATGATACCCTCTTAACCTAgagattataaattataaattatattatatcatAATGGATGATGATCtagtatatacattttttgatattgtatttcCTATAAACTTCattaagttttattttaataacattttcttaatacatatttttatcaattttttttaaatggtttTTTAGTGTGgaaaatttgattttttgaGGACGTATTTACCCGATGACTTAGACAAATCCGTATCACTTGAACTTAAAGATCATAaaagtttaaaaaattattgccCTATTACAGGTTCAGGAGAAAATGAATGTGATAATAATCTCGGTAAAATTACGGCTGGATTTTTATGGTTACTTGAACAATGTTATTCTATatccaaaaataaaaaatataaagaaaataatactaatgcATTTTTTCTATACATGATTTCATGGTTTAGTTACAAATTAAATCAAATCAGAGGACACGATTCCACCAAAATAAacgatttttatactaaACATGTAATTAATAGtcataaatatgataattttacaaATACTGCCTATAGATTTACAGAACTTAAGGAATTCATAGATGAACGAAAAGATTTGttgaatattaatattgacgatctgtctaaattttatgatgcattcaaattattatgtaatataCATGGTAATGCTGCAAAGAGTGCAAGTGGAATGACACTGTCAAATGATGCTACTCATTTTTTTAACGAATATACAGAGCTTAACAATGACAGTAAAATTGAAGGTACCGCAcgtaataaaatattgcccgttttatcaactgattatgataaattaaaaaataaatataatgatttCCCATCCATTCCAGAGATAATAGCAGACATTTCTGCACTAACATCTGAACAtgcatcatcaagttcgttGATAGGAAACAGATtatttacagttttatcgatatttagtgcaatagcattttttttaggaatttcttataaggtaaataataaggaattaaaaaaaaaattattatatatatgcaaacattaacaaacaaccgtacgcttcttaacattttatattagtattcgttatttggatttcgggaacgagctcaaaaacaatatttaagagaaaaaataaaaaatataaagaagaaaatgaatcgttaatatatgattcgaagagaatgtctatttcaggaatagtaataatgatttaaatattttaagaaactgtctattgaaaagtaatttttgcataatttttatatagtttttatgttgtgggacccatattcgggttagggctaagcattatattgcatttaattttttataatttgaacactaatttaatatatgtataattccgtatgtttaatcacgagATTAAATTCAAAAGTCAAATATGCCTCCCCCCCAAGGAAGAtatccattaatatgaaatgtgtcgcataatattttttcatatgttataatatattaaattgagtgttcatgtcaatttaatatgattaaaataaaatgtctatattgattatatatgaattcatattatgctatatcataattgcctattatataaaacttgttaatcaggggctatatttaattatgtataaaataaaatgtttcttTGGTTTATGAAACGTTTTATTTAgcaaaacttattatttgtatcatatttatttagattcaaatcgtatttttataaccgaACAGCATAATACTTTTATATATCaaagtataattataattgaTTCATTTGAATATTCATCTACAgtataatataccttcaggTTAAtaggtatatttttattgttaattaaacatattaccaatatataataggtatTCATGAAATATAGATCCGTGGTACATCGAGATTCGATAACacaacgttatctataaaaggcattttatgcatctaacatttttaataatcaataaaaatatccatattaataaaaaaattaattatagatatatgtatgctatccttttaatttttgattatatatagtatcattttatgttaaagttttaattaatattaatagaaatagatatatatacattaatttatttattataaaggtataatattagattgatcattattaatttttaaactttatagttttgaggtataaataaattatatttcaaaagatttaaaaaataaaatataagtatattaataaaatataatgttatagtttgttataataattgtaaataatttgatagatataatatcgctattattatatgcctatacaCATAATCTAATAAATACTAtactaataactaatattgaaatattattttattgttaaaccttcatataattaaatattaatatcgaaaagacaaatagtaatacattataaaggtatcaatgttatatattttgttaaagatccaattggggatttatagttttatattataaaaaattggataaataaaaaaaagtataaagaCTCAACGATAAatatctttttattattcaatattaacacgtattatattatcattgtttaataaataatcttTAATTACAAATAGCATTgttttatcataaaattaatataatatagatcttttaataaactatttgaatgtatatacattgataactataacaataaaatatataagataaaattaacTATACAGAACAATTAGCGAAtgtttatctaaatttatatattaaaagaacaaagatatcttatctctctcctctcaaagtgcaatataccaacctaatacatatagttttctattatactttaaaatttacatcaatacttatttatttgttatatgtttaatatttactatgtATTATTTCAAAAGCTATTTACAATCaaatacttatttaagcATATAAATAGCATAAGTACTGGTTCAGTACTAATTGGTGTTTTAAACTATGGAAATAATACGCGAAATATAttctataattatttaatacggactatttataaattgaagtatatagaaataaaaataatgttataagTCTCATTAGAATGAATTgtgaatgtatatatattaattaaaagtaatattaaatttatataatttgcataaaaTGTGAAGCatgtaacttaatttgaaaatactataattttagaaaaaaccatattatatattataagaaacaagtatataaaaatttaatatattttaaaaagcgactattatatacttttaaggattatagtaataatattatttttaattttttatatttatacagtatttaagttttagaattcaaatcattaaaacataagatataaatatattccttttataTGTTCAAATatactttaaattaattataaaagtatattcatttttataataaagttattccatattttattaataatagtaattttttgtataaaatgcatcatatttatatttaaccaAAACTGTATTAAGCatccctctatttaaggtaatttagctaattgtcataaaataagtataatatgattttagtaatactactattttattatcctatgttaatttaattattaaaaaacatataatatatttaactacagacagctGTTATttatagggttaaagtatttgcgtcaCATGTTGGGAgcagtatatataaaacatcaTGATTTTACTCAATTcgcaaatcaaaaataaaattccattataatgaataaagaagtggtatatgcatttttgatattgtattacatataaatatcattaaactttattttaataaaatgttcaataatatacatttctaatatttgtttttaaatgttttcttagtgtgaaaAGTTTATGAGTATATGGGAGTTTTTCCCCGATAAATTGAAAGAAggaaaatatgaatttaaagataaaaatttCTTAGATGGTTATTGTGATAGTTATAGTTGTGACAGTGATTTCGAAAAAATTAGTGCTggattattttatttgcttAATCAATTCTTTGGGCCTTCTGGTTTGTTTAAGAATaatgcaaaaaataaaaacgatATTTTTGAttacattatgatatggttaagttatatgttaaacctaaagGAAAATCAATCAAACGACAgtctaaaatatttttataatacagatataaaaaataatcaaaagTATACAAATTCTATAGTGGGTTTTACTgagtataataattataaggaACTTTTAGACGATAACAAAATTGTGAATattgatattaataatatgtctaaattttatgttccatttaaatcattatgtaacatgtattatgaatttaatggagataataaaaaatgcaagAAATATTtggatgatgataatgaattttttaaaaaatataaagaacttAATGAAGATTCTAGTATTACTAATGATAGTTCCtatagtaaaatattatctgctttatcaactgattataataaattaaaagagAAATGTAAAGAAGGTAAATCTGGTAATATTCTATCTCTTTCAGAGATAGCAACAGACATTTCTGCACTATCATCTGAAGATACaccatcaagttcgtcgataacAACCAGATtatttacagttttatcgatatttggtgcaataggaTTTCTTttgggaatttcttataaggtaaataataaggaattaaaaaatatagcgtttttaaataatattttcattaaatatacgaaatgttaacaaaaaatcatactttattaaaattttatattagtattcgctatttggatttcggaaacgatttaaaaaacaacaaataagagaaaaaataaaaaatataaagaagaaaataaataattaatatatgatacGAAGAGTAGTGATTATTTCacgaatagtaataatgattcaTATATGTTAACaaactgtctattgggaagtaatttttatatagtttttatgttgtgggtcaggATTGTGTTtatggaacccatattcgggttagggccAAATATtacatctttatttaattttttataatttaaacactaatttaatatatgtataatttcgtatgtttaatcagaagatgaagttaaaaagtcaaaatatgcaaccaaaaggggaataatataatatgaaagaGGTCACATACCATATTTcccataaagtataatatatacaattgtgTGTTTAtaccgatttaatatgattaaaataaaatgtctatattgcatatattaatatagatattgattatatatgaatttatattatgctttatcataattgcctattatataagccTTGATAACCCCAAGTTATAtggaattatgcatatcataatatatttctttattttatgaaaattttatttagtaaaacttatgatttgtatcatatttattttgattcaaatcattttatccaactgaactataataatatatattcataaaatgtcgatcgagaatcgacaacacaacgatatctataaaagacATTTTATgtatctaacatttttaataatcaataaaaatatgcatattagtaaaaaattaaattatagatatatgtatactatccttttaattttcgattatatatagtttcattttatgataaggttttaaattcaaataatagagatattaatatatacattaatttatttactataaaggtataatattagattaatcactattaattttgaactttatagttttgaggtataaataaattatattttaaaatagttaaaaaataaaatatatgtatattaataaattttttatcatattttgttttaataattataaataatatgataaatagAATAACgtaatattatatacctatacatataaactggtaaaatattattcaataactaatattgaaatattgttatattgtgaaaccttcatataattaaacattagtattaattttatagagaaggcaaataataatacattataatgGTATTAATGTTATGTTTTTGTTAAAGGTCCAATTTTGAatatgtggttttatattcaaaaaaaatagataaataaagaaactgttaaagactcaattatgttaaatatcattttattattccatattaacgcatattatattgtcgttgttttaccatagaattcataaaatatggaatttttaataaattatttgaacgATATACATTAACTATaacagtataatatataagataaaaatgaacaatgtagagcatttaaagaatatttatataaatttatatattgaaagagaaaatatatcttatctctctcctattaaagtgcaatataagaacctaattaaacatagttttatattatactttaaaatatcatcagtaggtatatatgtttaatatttactaagcattattttaaaaataatatgcattcaaaggcttatttaagcttataaatatggGATCAGTgctaatatttgttttaaggAAAGGatgacaaaatatattataaaattacccaataaagTATATTTCTAAAACGGAATGtgtaagaataaaaataagttattgaaaatgttaactATAATTggaatgaatatatattaaataaaacaatataaatttaagtatatgcaatttattttgaaaatactataattttaataaaacatggtatatagtattagaaacaagtatatacgtatttaatatatttaaaaaaataactatttatatactttaaggattatagtaataatgggtttcttaattgtttcgatttttgcagtatattaaaacaaaagatatggcgttgtttattttccatattaAAGAATGTGTATAA
This genomic interval carries:
- a CDS encoding PIR protein, with translation MDDDLCGKFDFLRTYLPDDLDKSVSLELKDHKSLKNYCPITGSGENECDNNLGKITAGFLWLLEQCYSISKNKKYKENNTNAFFLYMISWFSYKLNQIRGHDSTKINDFYTKHVINSHKYDNFTNTAYRFTELKEFIDERKDLLNINIDDLSKFYDAFKLLCNIHGNAAKSASGMTLSNDATHFFNEYTELNNDSKIEGTARNKILPVLSTDYDKLKNKYNDFPSIPEIIADISALTSEHASSSSLIGNRLFTVLSIFSAIAFFLGISYKYSLFGFRERAQKQYLREKIKNIKKKMNR
- a CDS encoding PIR protein, whose translation is MNKEVCEKFMSIWEFFPDKLKEGKYEFKDKNFLDGYCDSYSCDSDFEKISAGLFYLLNQFFGPSGLFKNNAKNKNDIFDYIMIWLSYMLNLKENQSNDSLKYFYNTDIKNNQKYTNSIVGFTEYNNYKELLDDNKIVNIDINNMSKFYVPFKSLCNMYYEFNGDNKKCKKYLDDDNEFFKKYKELNEDSSITNDSSYSKILSALSTDYNKLKEKCKEGKSGNILSLSEIATDISALSSEDTPSSSSITTRLFTVLSIFGAIGFLLGISYKYSLFGFRKRFKKQQIREKIKNIKKKINN